The Helicoverpa armigera isolate CAAS_96S chromosome 18, ASM3070526v1, whole genome shotgun sequence genome segment aTGTGATAAGTAATTTCCAGTTTTTTATACTTCcatatatttgttattttaaatgatatttatatatttacatttattataataaaactattctaatatttgttatttttgtatggtTCATTTCTAGAAAatgttattagaaaaaaatatagtatgtaTGATTGTCTCACTTAAACATAAAAGGGTTGTGGAAGTATTCTAATGGTGCTGGAATTTTGGAACGACGAAAGTtactaatattgttattaactttaaaatgtGTAACGTTAAATGCACAAAACCTCAGACattacaaatgtttttttatttatgtttattaattcaattgaaCACAATTTCTGAGAGAAGTCAGTAATTCACATCTTTCTTGCGACTGTAAAAACTATTCATTTTCAATCATGTTTTGCGCATTTAATGTTAcacgtttttaatattaatgtgatGTCTATTCTTCTGTGATGTCTTATGATTATAAGTACATAGGAACTTATATCAATGTAATAAGTATAGGAATTATATATTGCATTTTGTACacttttcaatgtttatttttcaatagtAATTATTGCTAGCAGCTATGTATGCCTGGCATACATatagttattttgtaataagtgATTTTGAGACTGATGTGTcaatatatttaatgaaattgGTGGAGGCTGAGCTGAATAACTTatccaataaatatatttttgattacaaaagacttttcatttatttattcttgaacatattaattacatttttaaatatgtattaaatataaaaacaaaaaaaaggttgccaccgatatcgggcacagggtccaaggtaccggtggttagggtcccagagacagaaacctcctcacaatacgtgccgtatcaaggagtactgccctctgaatcagtcccttgatccagccgcccaacgagagcctcctgaggtgttcgtcgaggctcttggctattaaaccattggccgtaacgacaatcggcacaacaacagccgtgtcgacactccacatggcgacaacctcgtgcgctaagtcgagatactttatttgtttctctttctcagctttcacaaggttctcgtcatgcgagacggcgacatcgactatcatcgcgcggcgcgctaatcgatctatcaccacaatatcaggcttattggctgctatagtcctgtcagtgatgatagatcgatcccagtacaacgttatatggtccttttcgagaactgggtcgggcgcatacttgtagtacAGTACCTCAAgatctacaaggttgtattgctgtaagctgctggtggatgatcttggccacttggttatgtctgtgcaaatattcaccgttagccaaacgagaacaaccagatatgtctgatagactcacccggatggtgacatgcccgacatatgtcaaccgtcccgtctttcatgatatatctccggtagttattcgtcaggataacttcgtccataattgcacatacaaacccttcggtttctccaaacaggtcaccgaagcgtagccaagctACGGACGctttgaagtctacatcggggccatgaagagccccgaagaagcgtccgtgtagctgtgtGCTCTGCCATACCTCCTTGCGATCGTGGGTAGTTAGTACGACAGGTTTGAGTACAAAagactattattattatagtattaTTGATAATGATTTGATGTCCTGGGCCTTTGCCCAGCCCTGCATGGAATCTTAGTAAATACACCACTGGTCTACGGCGTACATTTGTGTCATATCAGTGTGTAACCGTGGTATTAATGGTTgaagtaattattaattagcaAATAAAACACGAATGTATAATTCgaaatctttttatttgatttgttaaATCTCAGAGTGGGCATGCACGCCCCGCGTGTATCTCGCGGCTCGGGCCCCGCATCGCGCGTGTCGTACGAGTCGCTCGCACGTGTCCACGAGTCGCTCGCACGCGTCCACGCGTCGCCCGCGCGTGTCGCACGTGCCGCTCGCACGTGTCGCACGCGCGTCGCCGCAGAGCGTCGCCTACACTGGCACACACGTAACACTAAGGTAACGTATATATAATATCACTTAATGGAATGGAACAGTCAGTCAGTCAGGCGGGCAGCGCGGACTCgcagcacagcagccgcgcggCGCGGGCCAGCAGCCCGGGGGGCCCGGCGGGGGCCCGGGGGCCGGCGGGGGCCCGGGGGCCGGCAGGGGCCCGGGGGCCGGGCGCGGGGCCCGCAGcaggcggcgcggggcggggcggcGGCGCGAGGCCTCAGCTCGGGAACTTGGCGTACAGCGCGTACTGCAGCTCGTAGCCCGAGAAGCGGCAGTGCTGCGACTCCAGCGGCGAGTACGCGCCCAAAGCCGGGAACTTCTTCAGCTGCCGGGCAGCGCTGGCTCCCGGAGAATCCTGTACATTACAAACTCGCTTTAGAAACAAAACCCTCACTCATATTCACTGTTCTCATAACAAGGTCAAGACGAGCTCGacagtataatattataagaaagGTCAATAAAACCAAACATTCTGTATTATCCAGTAAGAAgccaactccaacatagttgagaaaattGAACATCCCACGCGACTTTTGCATAATTTCTTAAactggtaattttattttaggagttttattttttgtagtatgCTAGgtcaggaggatgatgatgataaaaataaaagtataatccCATACTAACCGGTGTAGCGAACACAGTGAGCACGAACTTGGCGGGGCGGAATGCGCGCAGCACGCGCGCGATGACGCCGTCGTAGCTCTCCACCGGCACGTTGGACTCGAACGACACGTACGAGCACGAACGCTCAGGAGTTATGTGGATGGTCATGTAGCAGCCCTGGTGGAGgaatataatagaatattagttattttaattaacatatgTACGGATAGGTGTGTGGATAGGTGTCGGCCATTTTGGGAAAATATAGTAAAACGTTCAATCCTTCTCGTTAGGGGACGTGGCCTTTGGTCAGCAGTGGGACtctaaaaaggctgatgatgatgaatgccAAATAgtaaatttaatattaacattatatttaGAAGTTCTGGCGAAAAGATTAGTTCCAAAGTTAAGTTTGAACTgtgaattttaaacatttataacaCGTAAAAAGACTTAATCTATGGCCAAGACGAGGTGTATACTTGAAACAtatcatttttcaaaattctataACTCCTATAACACAAGAATTTTTTACCGAATTTCCAGAAAGTAAAAGGTTATCAACTCGGATGTTTTACGGAAAGGTTTTTCAGaaggtatgtaaataaatgactttaatCTTCCAGTTATATAAACTACAGTTACGATGAGACAACTTACGGATGGTAAATCCTTATCTCCCTTTGGCAGCGTAAACAATATTATCTTATTATTAAGAGTTTATCTTAATTAATACTAGGTAGTTAACAAAAGTAGAACGTGGAGTGAACGGCCAagagtgtatttttttaaacaggagCACTAAACAAGCATTCGTTTGTAAATTGTTCAAAATTTTATATCTGTGTGTctgtaatactttttttttagatGAAAGCAGAAAGATGGTGTTCCAAACTGGgctcatcaaaatcagttctgccgttttaaagttattaattattaccCATTTTATCATATCATTTGTCATTTTATCTGGTtttgaaaaggaaaaataagaAGTTAAGACGAAGATTCAAGCAGATTTGGATTTAAAAATGGTTGCTTTGATCCACGCTCAAAACGAAATATTCAGTACTAACCAGCAGTGGTTAGATGGATCTAGACTATTTCTTGAAAAACTAggacattttattgtattgttgaGAGTTGAGCTAAGAGTTCAATTGGTTTAAAATCTAGTCTAGTCAATTGAATGATGACAAGATTGGTTTCTGCATAACACTTTATATTCTAGAAGGCATAAATTGATTCTTTTCCAGTTTTTAATCATAAGGTTGTTGACTTTTATATTCAACAATATATATCAGaacaaataaactaattttttgtttgtttgaacgcactaatcgcAGGAACCAATAGCGTAGTTAAAAAAAGACTCAATTTCTCAGGGAAGGTCACGCTTGAATATTTGTCTAGAGTCGGGAAGTAGGTCCCTCGGGACGCAGTTGCAGTCGCGGGAACagcttattaataattatgaattagaGATATTATGTAGTGTATTATGTGTGAGATATAAAAACTTACATCTTTAGCGACTCCATTCATTGAGTATCCACACGGATCAAACAGGAAGTCGTCTATGACCATTCCTGGTATTATCTTGTCTATACCAGATTCCTGTGAACAATAACATGACAATAAATATACTTCACCCAACAAGACTTCTTACAGAATAGAATCATGATGAAGACCTCATCGTTTACCGAGTTCTtatgtgtttcggaaggcacgttaaactggtgGATCGCGGCTGTCATTAGAACATCttaggcagtcgttacggatagtcagtcAGTAACCATAAAATCTTATAAGCAGTCTTAGGTACCAGATGCTGTTGCCCAAGAaactggtattttattttattttattttattgatatgagTAGataggtcagattggcagtcacTTCATGTAAACACTGGGTATTCAGCTTCACCCCATTAGACTAGAAGGCAGGGCCAAGCAgatgatgacaaaaatattagGAAGGCTCTTACCCTGGTAGCAGCAGCAGCATCAGCCGAGTACTGTCTGGTGAAGATGTCCATGACAGCTGGATCCAGGTCTGACATGAGGATCTCGATGGTTTGATCGGGTTCTGACAGTCCGCCCTCGTTGGCGTCAGTGTGTTCCTTCTCAAGGGCGTCTACTGTGCCTGGTGAAAGAAATGGGTGGTGTTATGATAGGTTTTTCATTatttgcctagctttttctGGCAGTATTCTATAATTGTTTGATGATATTGATAGATTGTAAAAGTACCCCGATGATATACTTAtgaatttgtaaatataaatatgtatcatgAAGTTTAGCTAGTTTGGCGGCCTTAAATTCTCAAAATATAATAGTACATTATTGTTTAACACATATTGtagatgtaaaaataataacatatctctaaagcaaataaatgatGGTTAGTCACAAAGCAACCTCATTTAAGTACAATAGATCGTTTAtctttgtatataaataaataaatatacatagatgaAGCCAACTGGTACATACGGTACAGTTATGCCTAGGA includes the following:
- the LOC110383424 gene encoding S-adenosylmethionine decarboxylase proenzyme isoform X2 gives rise to the protein MAETEIISNSEKNDQFFEGVEKLIEIWFTPAKNADLRKITRQQWENVLKIVRCEIISFTQSEQVDAYVLSESSMFVSRRRWILKTCGTTTPLRCVRAVLGLARDVAGHARVHNVFYSRREFARPAAQLQPHDNFDSEVKLLDSFFGDGRAYIMGPEKDCWYLYTLLPLEGTVDALEKEHTDANEGGLSEPDQTIEILMSDLDPAVMDIFTRQYSADAAAATRESGIDKIIPGMVIDDFLFDPCGYSMNGVAKDGCYMTIHITPERSCSYVSFESNVPVESYDGVIARVLRAFRPAKFVLTVFATPDSPGASAARQLKKFPALGAYSPLESQHCRFSGYELQYALYAKFPS
- the LOC110383424 gene encoding S-adenosylmethionine decarboxylase proenzyme isoform X1, producing the protein MAETEIISNSEKNDQFFEGVEKLIEIWFTPAKNADLRKITRQQWENVLKIVRCEIISFTQSEQVDAYVLSESSMFVSRRRWILKTCGTTTPLRCVRAVLGLARDVAGHARVHNVFYSRREFARPAAQLQPHDNFDSEVKLLDSFFGDGRAYIMGPEKDCWYLYTLLPLEGTVDALEKEHTDANEGGLSEPDQTIEILMSDLDPAVMDIFTRQYSADAAAATRESGIDKIIPGMVIDDFLFDPCGYSMNGVAKDGDKDLPSGCYMTIHITPERSCSYVSFESNVPVESYDGVIARVLRAFRPAKFVLTVFATPDSPGASAARQLKKFPALGAYSPLESQHCRFSGYELQYALYAKFPS